CACCTCCTGCGTCCCAGCCTTCACGTAGAGCGACTTGGGCAGGCACTGGGCCACGCACGCGCCGCAGTGCGTGCACTTGTCCTCGTACCATATGAGGTTCTTTGCAGGGAAGGTGATCCGCACCCCTCCGGCCTTGAGGTAATCGAGGGCCTTCTCCACGGCCGCCGGCTCACCCTCCAACTGCACGAACATGGCGCCGTCCTCCTCCGGAGTGACGGAGGCCTGCAGTATGTTCACGTCCACGTCGTGCTTGCGGATCATGCCGGAGAGCACGGGTTTCTCCACGAGGTCCGCCCTGAAATGCAATATCGCGCTCTTCTTCATAACTCATCTCCCTCTAGACAAACTCAATATCTCCCTTTACACCAAGTTTATCGCCGATTGCGACGATAATCCCCTTAACACCCTCGTGACCCATGGCCTCTTCTATAACTGCATCTATGTCGTCTTCCCTCTGAACCTTGTTGCAGAATGCGGTCGCGGCGGCGTCGGCTTCGACCGCACTCGCGCTCACTACGCACACGGCATCGGCCTTTCCGAACGACAGCGAGTGGCCGTGAGTGCCGCTCGACGTAGCGATGCCGATCGATCCCCCCTCCGGATCGACCTTGAACTTCACCTTGCCTGTGAACTGCGACGACTCGCCCGCATAGAGCGAGAGAGTGATCGGCCTCTTGGTCCTCGCGTATATGTCCCCGCCGTTCTCTATCATCACGTTGCCCGCGATGCGATCGCCCACGTACTCGGCCACGGCACCCGCGACCGCGGCCATGGGGCCCACGCCGAACCTGCGCGCAGCGTCCGCCATCTTCCTCACTATCAGCGGGGCGCAATGGATCGGATCGTGGGGTGAGAGTGCGGTCTTGAATCCTTCGTCGCGCTCGATGTAGGCCTCGAGCTGAAACCTGGCCTCGCCGAGGAGCACAAGCGCGCGCGAGACGACCTCCCGGTCGGCGAAGATGCACAGGTCGCTCTCCTGAAACGAGAGGTCGCTGCGCACGAGCCCCTCGGGCCTCGCCCTCTCCCTGTATGTGCGTTCCTCGTACAATGGATTCTCCCGAATGCGAAGGCGGCATAATGGTTGGAAAGCAGCCCGATTGTCAAGTCGGACTTTCAGAAATACCCTTTTTAATCAAATGTTTATAGCGTTCAGAAGCTTTTGAAAGAGTCGGCGGCCATGGAAAGAAATAGATTGAAGAGATGGACGCTTTATTGCAGCTTAGCTCAACCAATCAAGGGGGATCACATGACAAAGAAGATCGTTATCACCTGCCTCTGCCTCATGTTTCTGGCCGCCTGCTCACGCGGCATCACGAAGGAGCAGTACATCGACGCGATGGCCACGCTGGGTTGCAAAGGCGTGAACGAAGGCACGCCCGAGTCCGAGGCGATCTTCAAGGAAAAGAAGATCACCCTCCAGGGG
This bacterium DNA region includes the following protein-coding sequences:
- a CDS encoding NIL domain-containing protein, yielding MKKSAILHFRADLVEKPVLSGMIRKHDVDVNILQASVTPEEDGAMFVQLEGEPAAVEKALDYLKAGGVRITFPAKNLIWYEDKCTHCGACVAQCLPKSLYVKAGTQEVGFDHDKCIACELCIPACPFGALQSVTEHLS
- a CDS encoding UPF0280 family protein, coding for MYEERTYRERARPEGLVRSDLSFQESDLCIFADREVVSRALVLLGEARFQLEAYIERDEGFKTALSPHDPIHCAPLIVRKMADAARRFGVGPMAAVAGAVAEYVGDRIAGNVMIENGGDIYARTKRPITLSLYAGESSQFTGKVKFKVDPEGGSIGIATSSGTHGHSLSFGKADAVCVVSASAVEADAAATAFCNKVQREDDIDAVIEEAMGHEGVKGIIVAIGDKLGVKGDIEFV